The following are encoded in a window of Halosolutus halophilus genomic DNA:
- a CDS encoding prefoldin subunit beta, protein MQGNLPPEAQEKIEELQGLQETAQEVAVQKQEAESSLTEAQNALDELENIDDDTTMYRNVGELLVETEYDEAQEDLEDKVDTLEIRLETLEKQEDRVQQQFESLQEELEELLGGGGAMGGGPAGPGGPGAGGA, encoded by the coding sequence ATGCAAGGTAATCTGCCGCCTGAAGCACAGGAGAAAATCGAAGAATTGCAGGGCCTGCAGGAGACTGCACAGGAGGTCGCCGTCCAGAAGCAGGAGGCCGAATCGAGCCTCACCGAAGCCCAGAACGCGCTCGACGAACTCGAGAACATCGACGACGACACGACGATGTACCGGAACGTCGGCGAACTCCTCGTCGAGACCGAGTACGACGAGGCCCAGGAGGACCTCGAAGACAAGGTCGACACGCTCGAGATCCGCCTCGAGACGCTCGAAAAGCAGGAAGACCGCGTCCAGCAGCAGTTCGAGAGCCTCCAGGAGGAACTCGAAGAGCTGCTCGGCGGCGGCGGTGCGATGGGCGGCGGTCCGGCCGGCCCCGGCGGCCCCGGTGCTGGCGGCGCGTAA
- a CDS encoding MarR family transcriptional regulator, protein MSASVQQETTQRGTWDDVRDLPPSAKLVAKVLEYNDTMTQQQIADETLLPARTVRYALNRLDEQNVVDSRFSFSDARKRLYSLDIES, encoded by the coding sequence ATGAGCGCATCAGTACAGCAAGAGACCACCCAGCGGGGGACGTGGGACGACGTTCGCGATCTCCCACCGAGTGCCAAACTCGTCGCGAAGGTACTCGAGTACAACGACACGATGACCCAGCAACAGATCGCCGACGAGACGCTATTGCCGGCCCGGACGGTCCGGTACGCGCTGAATCGACTCGACGAACAGAACGTCGTCGACTCCCGGTTCTCGTTCTCGGACGCCCGCAAGCGCCTTTACAGCCTCGACATCGAGTCCTAA
- a CDS encoding cell surface glycoprotein: MTRTNAVAVAVASLVILSVVGISLAAAGAATPPTESSDRSSIDGDGTTDADVTVTATVDRSTAESSFTADRQAESSFTAYGQEGTILLGGDREVVFPESDEDEPLPENAPENVEWEEESFVIDADVDLEEGTWEADAEDVTVPLITSFNVNADRAEVQMSAPNGFEGTIDPETGEMTAEADFEIEADVIDPLRGIAPDSTCVTQTELEMTTGTSDNGLTGSPFEVDEESGTATATLVDDTFAVPGFDTVDGAGPVCGSAADEFGLPAEESGDNEFELELWFDLEGFEEAPESDGE; this comes from the coding sequence ATGACGAGAACGAACGCTGTCGCAGTTGCGGTGGCGTCTCTCGTGATACTCTCGGTCGTCGGGATAAGTCTGGCTGCTGCCGGGGCAGCGACCCCGCCGACGGAGTCCAGCGACCGATCTTCGATCGATGGAGACGGCACGACCGACGCCGACGTAACCGTCACGGCTACCGTCGACAGGTCCACCGCCGAATCGTCGTTCACCGCCGACAGACAGGCCGAGTCGTCGTTCACCGCCTACGGACAGGAAGGGACGATCCTGCTCGGTGGAGATCGGGAGGTCGTCTTCCCGGAGAGCGACGAGGACGAACCTCTGCCCGAGAACGCACCGGAAAACGTTGAGTGGGAAGAGGAGTCGTTCGTCATCGACGCCGACGTCGATCTCGAGGAGGGGACGTGGGAAGCGGACGCCGAGGACGTCACCGTCCCGCTGATCACCTCCTTCAACGTCAACGCGGATCGCGCCGAAGTCCAGATGAGCGCGCCGAACGGGTTCGAGGGCACGATCGATCCCGAGACGGGTGAGATGACGGCCGAAGCGGACTTCGAAATCGAGGCCGACGTTATCGATCCGCTCCGTGGCATCGCACCCGACTCGACCTGCGTGACTCAGACCGAACTCGAGATGACGACCGGGACCAGCGACAACGGCCTCACCGGATCGCCGTTCGAGGTCGACGAGGAGAGCGGAACCGCCACGGCGACGCTCGTCGACGACACCTTCGCCGTCCCCGGCTTCGACACCGTCGATGGTGCGGGTCCCGTCTGTGGCTCCGCGGCCGACGAGTTCGGCCTTCCCGCAGAAGAATCGGGCGACAACGAGTTCGAACTCGAACTCTGGTTCGACCTCGAAGGCTTCGAAGAGGCGCCAGAGAGCGACGGCGAGTAG
- the pan1 gene encoding proteasome-activating nucleotidase Pan1 gives MSDTVDDVDLPYDEDEASQQEKIQALEERLEILETQNEEMRDKLLDANAENNKYQQKLERLTHENKKLKQSPLFVATVQEITDEGVIIKQHGNNQEALTEVTEEMREDLEPDARVAVNNSLSIVKSLSSETDVRARVMEVTESPDVSYEDIGGLEEQMQEVRETVEMPLEKPDMFEDVGIDPPSGVLLHGPPGTGKTMLAKAVANQTDATFIKMAGSELVHKFIGEGAKLVRDLFEVAREHEPAVIFIDEIDAIAAKRTESKTSGDAEVQRTMMQLLSEMDGFEDRGEIRIIAATNRFDMLDRAILRPGRFDRLIEVPKPNQEGREIIFEIHTRGMNVADDVDFATLATDAEEASGADIKAVCTEAGMFAIRDDRTEIRMEDFRNAWEKVQADSDDAEDVSKTFA, from the coding sequence ATGAGTGACACTGTGGACGACGTCGACCTCCCATACGACGAGGACGAGGCGTCCCAACAGGAGAAAATCCAGGCGCTCGAGGAACGGCTGGAGATCCTCGAGACGCAAAACGAGGAGATGCGCGACAAACTCCTCGATGCGAACGCCGAGAACAACAAGTACCAGCAGAAACTCGAGCGACTGACCCACGAGAACAAGAAACTCAAGCAGTCGCCGCTGTTCGTCGCCACCGTCCAGGAAATCACGGACGAAGGCGTCATCATCAAACAGCACGGGAACAACCAGGAAGCCCTGACGGAAGTCACCGAGGAGATGCGCGAGGACCTCGAACCCGACGCACGCGTCGCGGTCAACAACTCCCTCTCTATCGTCAAGAGTCTCTCGAGCGAGACCGACGTGCGTGCCCGCGTGATGGAGGTCACCGAGAGTCCCGACGTCAGCTACGAGGACATCGGCGGTCTCGAAGAGCAGATGCAGGAGGTTCGCGAAACCGTCGAGATGCCCCTCGAGAAGCCCGACATGTTCGAGGACGTCGGCATCGATCCACCGAGCGGCGTCCTACTGCACGGCCCGCCGGGGACCGGGAAGACGATGCTCGCGAAGGCCGTCGCCAACCAGACCGACGCCACCTTCATCAAGATGGCCGGTTCCGAACTCGTCCACAAGTTCATCGGCGAGGGGGCGAAACTGGTCCGCGACCTGTTCGAGGTCGCCCGCGAGCACGAACCCGCCGTCATCTTCATCGACGAGATCGACGCGATCGCCGCCAAGCGGACGGAGTCGAAGACCTCCGGCGACGCCGAGGTCCAGCGGACGATGATGCAACTCCTCTCCGAGATGGACGGCTTCGAGGATCGCGGCGAGATCCGCATCATCGCCGCCACCAACCGCTTCGACATGCTCGATCGGGCCATCCTCCGGCCCGGCCGCTTCGACCGCCTCATCGAGGTGCCCAAGCCGAACCAGGAGGGTCGCGAGATCATCTTCGAGATCCACACCCGCGGCATGAACGTGGCCGACGACGTCGACTTCGCGACGCTGGCCACCGACGCCGAGGAGGCCTCCGGTGCGGACATCAAAGCCGTCTGTACGGAAGCCGGGATGTTCGCCATCCGCGACGATCGGACCGAGATCCGGATGGAGGACTTCCGCAACGCCTGGGAGAAAGTGCAGGCCGACTCAGACGACGCCGAGGACGTCTCGAAGACGTTCGCCTGA
- a CDS encoding DUF7322 domain-containing protein: MLFDRTEHEPEEYDPEEEFRDPDSDSLTIPDVSRERGESTAESTSVSIPDVSTAETDVPGELLEHFWSLVLVLNAAILAASLGLLFLFFEGRTTRSLALLAGATTLSVFAYRRYRAYEAMEVDDGKPEAAEDGSEVADGTEADDGTGTEDGAESETEAKPDDVTKSDPGDAATDASTNTGGRPDAAPDTETDATTSADGDEGTT; the protein is encoded by the coding sequence GTGCTGTTCGATCGGACCGAGCACGAACCGGAGGAGTACGATCCGGAAGAGGAGTTCAGGGATCCGGACAGCGACTCGTTGACGATCCCCGACGTCTCGCGGGAGCGCGGGGAATCGACCGCCGAGTCGACGTCGGTGTCGATCCCCGACGTCTCGACCGCCGAGACGGACGTTCCGGGAGAACTCCTCGAGCACTTCTGGAGTCTGGTGCTCGTCCTCAACGCGGCGATCCTGGCCGCGTCGCTCGGCCTCCTCTTCCTGTTCTTCGAGGGCCGGACGACCCGCAGTCTCGCCCTGCTCGCTGGTGCCACCACCCTGTCCGTGTTCGCCTACCGCCGGTACCGGGCCTACGAGGCGATGGAGGTCGACGACGGCAAGCCCGAGGCGGCCGAGGACGGGTCCGAAGTGGCGGACGGAACCGAGGCCGACGACGGGACCGGAACGGAAGACGGAGCCGAATCCGAGACCGAAGCAAAGCCCGACGACGTGACGAAATCGGACCCCGGCGACGCGGCGACTGACGCCTCGACGAATACCGGCGGCCGGCCGGACGCGGCACCCGACACCGAGACAGATGCCACGACGAGCGCTGACGGCGACGAAGGGACGACGTGA
- a CDS encoding DUF7346 family protein — protein sequence MKTVRDDTGKRYLLLKESDSASLVRDPETGNECYVQNDRLESIDESALETAARTVSTPVRTLLTNVHDDETLGLLVELDERGPLGIRTLLDGYDFCESDLHGRLTVLSAAGLLAETDVAGERGYELTEKCERALDAIRTADAGDATPSEDPSIDAS from the coding sequence ATGAAAACCGTACGCGACGACACCGGCAAACGCTATCTACTGCTCAAGGAATCCGACAGTGCGAGTCTCGTTCGGGATCCGGAAACTGGCAACGAGTGTTACGTCCAGAACGATCGCCTGGAGTCCATCGACGAATCGGCGCTCGAAACCGCCGCCCGAACGGTCAGTACCCCGGTTCGGACGCTCCTGACGAACGTCCACGACGACGAAACGCTCGGACTGCTGGTCGAACTCGACGAACGCGGCCCCCTCGGAATCCGCACGCTCCTCGACGGGTACGACTTCTGCGAGAGCGACCTTCACGGCCGTCTCACGGTGCTCTCGGCTGCCGGTCTCCTCGCGGAAACCGACGTCGCCGGCGAGCGTGGCTACGAACTCACCGAAAAGTGTGAGCGGGCCCTCGACGCGATTCGCACCGCGGACGCGGGGGACGCTACACCGTCCGAAGACCCGTCTATCGATGCCTCCTGA
- the rad50 gene encoding DNA double-strand break repair ATPase Rad50, with the protein MRVDRIRLRNFKCYGEADLSLDRGVTVVHGVNGSGKSTLLEAVFFALYGSKALDDRTLDDVITIGEEAAEVELAFTHDGHAYHVERHLKLRGDRAATTKCVLETPSETIEGARDVRATVTRLLRMDADAFVNCAYVRQGEVNKLIHASPSDRQDMIDDLLQLGALEEYRERASDARLGVKTVLDGQQEVLENLRSQVEEKEAKDLHERLNGLESRRRETIEQIDHYESQREQARSTLEAAEDVLERHEETREEIETLEAEIDDLRSKISETERKREDAREEIRDLEARREELADERDELLAEVDLDETDDEAIEDRIEDLEERDDDLRDDLEDVRVTITEKTGTVDRLREEVTELESQADEAREEADALESRLEDDEQAIADREEKLQELDERLESARAKFEDAPIAFGEAADHVAALEREREDLTEEISDVTADARAAENAIEEAEALLEEGKCPECGQPVEDSPHVDVLDEKRAQRSTLEERREELEAERDDLDERLDRAEDLREAEREVDRIETNRNNVEQLLAEKREALAERREKRDQLRETADEYESEAETKRAEADELEDDVDAARAELGEINTERGELKATLETLERIAEIDDERAELANRIESLRERRSDWETMNDERREGLSAKRERKRDLESEFDEERVEEARTDRQNAENYVEKVDEKLAELEEQRDELGNAIGAVERELDELDELRDRLESVDARRAKLESLYEEAETLQGTYGELRSELRQRNVETLERLLNETFDLVYQNDSYAGIDLDGDYRLTVYQKDGEALEPEQLSGGERALFNLSLRCAIYRLLAEGVEGTAPMPPLILDEPTVFLDSGHVTQLVSLVESMRDLGVEQIVVVSHDEELVGAADSLVRVEKDATSNRSQLDRGEPPESALLASD; encoded by the coding sequence GTGAGGGTCGATCGCATTCGGCTACGGAACTTCAAGTGCTACGGCGAGGCCGACCTCTCGCTCGATCGGGGCGTCACCGTCGTCCACGGCGTCAACGGCAGCGGGAAGTCGACGCTGCTCGAGGCGGTCTTCTTCGCCCTCTACGGCTCGAAGGCCCTGGACGATCGCACCCTCGACGACGTCATCACGATCGGCGAAGAGGCGGCCGAGGTCGAACTCGCGTTCACCCACGACGGCCACGCGTACCACGTCGAACGCCACCTCAAACTGCGCGGTGACCGGGCGGCGACCACGAAGTGCGTCCTCGAGACGCCCTCGGAGACGATCGAAGGTGCGCGGGACGTGCGCGCGACGGTGACCCGGCTCCTGCGGATGGACGCCGACGCGTTCGTCAACTGCGCGTACGTTCGACAGGGCGAGGTGAACAAGCTCATCCACGCCTCACCGAGCGATCGCCAGGACATGATCGACGACCTGCTCCAGCTCGGTGCGCTCGAGGAGTATCGCGAGCGGGCGAGCGACGCTCGACTCGGCGTGAAGACGGTTCTCGACGGCCAGCAAGAAGTCCTCGAGAACCTCCGGTCGCAGGTGGAGGAGAAGGAAGCGAAGGACCTCCACGAGCGGCTGAACGGACTCGAGTCCCGACGCCGGGAGACGATCGAGCAAATCGACCACTACGAGAGCCAGCGCGAGCAGGCCCGGTCGACGCTCGAGGCCGCCGAGGACGTCCTCGAGCGCCACGAGGAAACCCGCGAGGAGATCGAGACCCTGGAGGCCGAGATCGACGACCTCCGATCGAAGATCAGCGAAACCGAACGCAAGCGGGAGGACGCGCGAGAGGAGATCCGTGATCTCGAGGCGCGACGCGAGGAACTGGCCGACGAACGCGACGAACTGCTCGCCGAGGTCGACCTCGACGAGACCGACGACGAGGCGATCGAGGACCGGATCGAGGACCTCGAGGAGCGAGACGACGACCTCCGGGACGACCTCGAAGACGTCCGGGTGACGATCACCGAGAAAACCGGGACCGTCGATCGGCTTCGCGAGGAGGTCACGGAACTCGAGTCACAGGCCGACGAGGCCCGCGAGGAGGCGGACGCGCTCGAGAGTCGACTCGAGGACGACGAGCAGGCGATCGCCGATCGGGAGGAGAAACTGCAGGAACTCGACGAACGGCTCGAATCCGCACGTGCGAAGTTCGAGGACGCCCCCATCGCGTTCGGCGAGGCGGCCGACCACGTCGCCGCACTCGAGCGAGAGCGCGAGGACCTGACCGAGGAGATCAGCGACGTCACGGCCGACGCCAGGGCCGCCGAGAACGCCATCGAGGAGGCCGAAGCGCTGCTCGAGGAGGGCAAGTGTCCCGAGTGCGGCCAGCCGGTCGAGGACTCGCCACACGTCGACGTACTCGACGAGAAGCGAGCGCAACGCTCGACCCTCGAGGAGCGGCGCGAGGAACTCGAGGCCGAGCGCGACGACCTCGACGAGCGACTGGATCGGGCCGAAGACCTTCGCGAGGCGGAACGGGAGGTCGATCGGATCGAGACCAACCGAAACAACGTCGAGCAACTCCTCGCGGAGAAACGCGAGGCGCTCGCGGAGCGCCGAGAGAAACGCGATCAGTTGCGCGAGACGGCCGACGAGTACGAGTCCGAGGCCGAGACGAAACGCGCCGAGGCGGACGAACTCGAGGACGACGTCGACGCCGCGCGGGCCGAACTCGGCGAGATCAACACCGAGCGCGGGGAACTCAAAGCGACGCTGGAGACGCTCGAGCGGATCGCCGAAATCGACGACGAGCGAGCCGAACTGGCGAATCGGATCGAGAGCCTGCGGGAGCGGCGATCGGACTGGGAGACGATGAACGACGAACGTCGGGAAGGACTGTCGGCGAAACGCGAGCGCAAGCGCGACCTCGAGTCGGAGTTCGACGAGGAGCGGGTCGAGGAGGCACGGACCGACAGACAGAACGCGGAGAACTACGTCGAGAAGGTCGACGAGAAACTCGCCGAACTCGAGGAGCAACGCGACGAACTCGGGAACGCGATCGGCGCGGTCGAACGGGAACTCGACGAACTCGACGAACTCCGGGACCGACTCGAATCCGTCGACGCCCGCCGTGCGAAGCTCGAGTCGCTGTACGAGGAGGCGGAGACCTTACAGGGGACCTATGGCGAGCTCCGATCGGAGTTGCGCCAGCGCAACGTGGAGACGCTCGAACGGCTGCTAAACGAGACGTTCGACCTCGTCTACCAGAACGACTCCTACGCGGGGATCGATCTGGACGGCGACTACCGGCTGACGGTCTACCAGAAGGACGGCGAAGCCCTCGAACCGGAACAGCTGTCGGGCGGCGAACGGGCGCTGTTCAACCTGAGTCTGCGGTGTGCGATCTACCGGCTGCTCGCCGAGGGCGTCGAGGGGACGGCCCCGATGCCGCCGCTCATCCTGGACGAGCCGACCGTCTTCCTCGACTCCGGGCACGTCACGCAACTCGTCTCACTGGTCGAATCGATGCGCGATCTCGGCGTCGAACAGATCGTCGTCGTCAGCCACGACGAGGAACTCGTCGGCGCGGCCGACTCGCTGGTCCGAGTCGAGAAAGATGCGACGTCGAACCGCTCGCAGCTCGATCGCGGCGAGCCACCGGAGTCGGCCCTGCTCGCGTCCGACTAG
- the mre11 gene encoding DNA double-strand break repair protein Mre11 — translation MTRVIHTGDTHIGYQQYNTPDRRRDFLEAFRQVVDDAVADDVDAVVHAGDLFHDRRPGLVDLQGTVEILRTLADADIPFLAVVGNHEGKRDAQWLDLFADLGLATRLGATPHVIDDVAFYGLDFVPRSRREDLEYEFEPVPDAADHAALVGHGLFEPFAHADWDTDRLLAESTVDFDAVLLGDNHDPGTAEVRDTWVTYCGSTERASASEREARGYNLVSFDDEVAIRRRGLDATREFVFVDLELAGNEGIDRIQERVRQHDLEDAVVIVTIEGEGAPITPATVEEFALDRDALVARVNDRRDLPDDADEVTVSFADPDEAVRERIRELGLSDAARDIDEAVRNDDLPDSNVRETVERRVRDLLEDDDAAFDPAVGDDGAVGTDRTTDGKSTVADAIAEDGGSDSTADTEPPADAADADDADIGDATGADADATDADTGDAADADTASLGDFA, via the coding sequence ATGACGCGGGTGATACACACGGGCGACACCCATATCGGGTACCAGCAGTACAACACGCCCGATCGACGCCGGGACTTTCTCGAGGCGTTTCGACAGGTCGTCGACGACGCGGTCGCAGACGACGTCGACGCGGTGGTCCACGCGGGGGACCTGTTTCACGATCGGCGGCCGGGACTGGTCGACCTGCAGGGGACCGTCGAGATTCTCCGGACGCTCGCCGACGCGGATATCCCGTTTCTCGCCGTCGTCGGCAACCACGAGGGCAAACGCGACGCCCAGTGGCTGGATCTCTTCGCGGATCTCGGACTCGCGACGCGACTCGGTGCGACCCCGCACGTGATCGACGACGTCGCGTTCTACGGACTGGACTTCGTCCCCCGATCGCGACGGGAGGACCTCGAGTACGAGTTCGAACCGGTACCCGACGCGGCCGACCACGCCGCCCTCGTGGGCCACGGCCTGTTCGAACCGTTCGCCCACGCCGACTGGGACACCGACCGTCTCCTCGCGGAGTCGACGGTCGACTTCGACGCCGTCCTGCTCGGTGACAACCACGACCCCGGCACCGCCGAGGTACGGGACACGTGGGTCACGTACTGCGGCTCGACCGAACGCGCGAGCGCGAGCGAACGCGAGGCCCGCGGCTACAACCTCGTCAGCTTCGACGACGAGGTCGCGATCCGCCGCCGTGGGCTCGACGCGACCCGCGAGTTCGTCTTCGTCGACCTCGAACTCGCCGGAAACGAGGGGATCGATCGGATCCAGGAGCGGGTCCGGCAACACGACCTCGAGGACGCGGTCGTCATCGTGACGATCGAGGGCGAGGGTGCCCCGATCACGCCCGCGACGGTCGAGGAGTTCGCCCTCGATCGGGACGCGCTCGTCGCCCGGGTCAACGATCGCCGGGACCTCCCCGACGACGCGGACGAGGTGACGGTGAGTTTCGCCGATCCCGACGAGGCGGTTCGCGAGCGAATCCGCGAACTGGGGCTCAGCGACGCCGCCCGCGACATCGACGAGGCGGTCCGGAACGACGATCTTCCGGACTCGAACGTCCGCGAGACCGTAGAGCGGCGCGTCCGCGACCTGCTCGAGGACGACGACGCGGCGTTCGATCCGGCGGTTGGTGACGACGGTGCCGTCGGGACCGATCGCACGACCGACGGGAAGTCGACCGTCGCCGACGCGATCGCGGAGGACGGCGGGAGCGACTCGACGGCCGATACGGAGCCACCCGCAGACGCGGCGGACGCCGACGACGCCGACATCGGCGACGCTACCGGCGCCGACGCTGACGCTACCGACGCCGACACCGGCGACGCTGCCGACGCCGACACCGCGTCGCTGGGTGATTTCGCGTGA
- a CDS encoding GMP synthase subunit A, with translation MTKIVVVDNHGQFTHLERRALRDLGVDTELIDNETPPSEVDAEGIVLSGGPDMDRIGRSADYLEGDVPVLGICLGMQLIAEELGGRVGGGDYGGYADVSVDIVDDADPLTGSLHPETRVWASHADEVKELPEGFELTARSDVCDVEAMSDTDRDLYGVQWHPEVAHTEEGEEIFENFIAICES, from the coding sequence ATGACGAAAATCGTCGTGGTGGACAACCACGGACAGTTTACGCATCTTGAACGCCGGGCACTTCGGGACCTCGGCGTCGACACGGAGTTGATCGACAACGAGACGCCACCGTCGGAGGTAGACGCCGAGGGGATCGTGCTCTCGGGCGGCCCGGACATGGACCGGATCGGCCGATCGGCCGACTATCTCGAGGGGGACGTGCCCGTGCTGGGCATCTGTCTGGGGATGCAGTTGATCGCCGAGGAACTCGGCGGACGGGTCGGAGGCGGCGACTACGGGGGCTACGCAGACGTGAGCGTCGACATCGTCGACGACGCCGATCCGCTCACCGGGTCGCTCCATCCGGAAACCCGCGTCTGGGCGAGTCACGCCGACGAGGTGAAGGAACTCCCCGAGGGGTTCGAGTTGACGGCCCGGAGTGACGTCTGCGACGTCGAGGCGATGAGCGACACCGATCGCGATCTCTACGGCGTCCAGTGGCACCCCGAGGTCGCCCACACCGAAGAGGGCGAGGAGATCTTCGAGAACTTCATCGCGATCTGCGAGTCGTAA
- a CDS encoding DUF3194 domain-containing protein gives MTEDEPSDETVVQTAADAAEGLIFSRYKQSAVRDFDVTVTFEDGLLEVDVYLNAPEDVADPDQVADDAALAAREAVDDLFDE, from the coding sequence ATGACGGAAGACGAGCCTTCCGACGAGACCGTCGTCCAGACGGCTGCCGACGCTGCGGAGGGTCTCATCTTCTCGCGGTACAAGCAGTCCGCGGTGCGTGATTTCGACGTCACCGTGACCTTCGAGGACGGTCTCCTCGAGGTCGACGTCTACCTGAACGCGCCCGAGGACGTCGCCGATCCCGACCAGGTCGCCGACGACGCCGCCCTCGCCGCACGGGAGGCCGTCGACGATCTGTTCGACGAGTAA
- a CDS encoding NmrA/HSCARG family protein produces the protein MVESVLVTGATGNQGGAVVDHLLAADTDFDVFGLTRDASGETARRLADRGVTMVEGDLNEKASLAPHVAAVDAVFAVTNFWTEGYDQQVRQGKNVTEVAAEEGVDQFVFSGVGSHWEDTGIPHFDSAWEIERHARNLDLPLTVLGPVFFFQNFEAFAEDVVEDGTIALPLAEGVSLQMIDTDDVGHAAAVVFENPDEFVGDRVELAGDEQTLAETAAVLSAVTGRDVEPVHVPIEDAYDSFGEEFTVMCEWFNEVGYTADIDALEDRFGFEFTDLEAYLRENGWEDKEGMASVPGWVKAMQ, from the coding sequence ATGGTCGAAAGCGTCCTCGTCACCGGTGCGACGGGGAACCAGGGTGGCGCAGTGGTCGACCACCTGCTCGCCGCGGATACCGACTTCGACGTCTTCGGCCTGACGCGTGACGCCTCGGGCGAGACCGCGCGACGACTCGCCGATCGCGGCGTGACGATGGTCGAGGGCGACCTGAACGAGAAGGCGTCGCTCGCGCCCCACGTCGCGGCGGTCGACGCCGTCTTCGCGGTGACGAACTTCTGGACGGAGGGCTACGATCAGCAAGTCCGGCAGGGCAAAAACGTCACCGAGGTCGCCGCCGAGGAGGGCGTCGACCAGTTCGTCTTCAGCGGCGTCGGGAGCCACTGGGAGGACACCGGTATCCCGCACTTCGACTCCGCGTGGGAGATCGAACGGCACGCCCGGAATCTCGACCTCCCGCTGACCGTTCTCGGGCCGGTGTTCTTCTTCCAGAACTTCGAGGCGTTCGCAGAGGACGTCGTCGAGGACGGGACGATCGCCCTGCCGCTCGCGGAGGGCGTCTCCCTCCAGATGATCGACACGGACGACGTCGGTCACGCCGCGGCCGTTGTGTTCGAGAACCCCGACGAGTTCGTCGGCGACCGCGTCGAACTCGCGGGCGACGAGCAGACGCTCGCCGAGACGGCCGCCGTCCTCTCGGCGGTGACGGGTCGGGACGTCGAACCGGTCCACGTCCCGATCGAGGACGCCTACGACTCGTTCGGCGAGGAGTTCACGGTCATGTGCGAGTGGTTCAACGAAGTCGGCTACACCGCCGACATCGACGCGCTCGAGGATCGGTTCGGCTTCGAGTTCACCGATCTGGAAGCGTACCTCCGCGAGAACGGCTGGGAGGACAAGGAGGGCATGGCGTCGGTGCCGGGCTGGGTCAAGGCCATGCAGTGA
- a CDS encoding DUF7331 family protein, protein MIEVSTRVNDDETTDSSEPRSDLDETATIESYETEDGIVFYDAENPLAWVETSQTLALDDLA, encoded by the coding sequence GTGATCGAAGTGTCCACCCGTGTGAACGACGACGAGACGACGGACAGTAGCGAACCGCGTAGCGATCTCGACGAGACCGCGACGATCGAATCCTACGAGACGGAAGACGGCATCGTCTTCTACGACGCCGAGAACCCACTTGCCTGGGTAGAGACGTCCCAGACGCTCGCACTCGACGATCTCGCCTGA